In Clostridium sporogenes, one genomic interval encodes:
- a CDS encoding ABC transporter permease, which translates to MKILRYGFIQFKRMIKDIKVIGFMLIMPLVVITIINFAIKSGGGSTIMVDAAFNVEDNGKEGKQLLEELKIPTKSIFYNNKDKAMESLNKNDIVAIYEIPENFSEKIKKGEKPEIKAYKKEIGNGTLPIEKSLNNNINKKVRDDLLINKNVIKSKNELDNNSVKTVIENTKNVEEGAFLVLSLIINFIIFSANNVSSEILNFKKQNILKRAITTSNRGFEIIGGIYLGMILIQSFVYMSVYICGKFIIGYSFDNLIFILINTIVASIFSVSLGVFVTRLFQNESVVALVVNIVGISTTFLSLHSMGVMGLSMSKSPWILLNIGKFTPQYWIFDSIKNSSIFPNIFIVILMSLVLFTAGNIKVRDFATN; encoded by the coding sequence ATGAAAATTTTAAGATATGGATTTATACAATTCAAAAGAATGATAAAAGATATAAAAGTTATAGGTTTTATGCTTATTATGCCCCTAGTAGTGATAACCATAATTAATTTTGCAATTAAAAGTGGTGGCGGAAGTACTATTATGGTTGATGCAGCTTTTAATGTAGAAGATAATGGGAAAGAGGGAAAACAGCTTTTAGAAGAACTTAAAATACCTACTAAATCTATCTTTTATAATAATAAAGATAAAGCTATGGAATCCTTAAATAAAAATGATATAGTAGCCATATATGAAATACCCGAGAATTTCTCAGAGAAGATTAAAAAAGGAGAAAAACCAGAAATAAAAGCATATAAAAAAGAAATTGGTAATGGAACTTTACCTATTGAAAAATCCCTAAATAATAATATAAATAAAAAAGTAAGAGATGATTTATTAATAAACAAAAATGTTATAAAAAGTAAAAATGAGTTAGATAACAATAGTGTAAAAACGGTTATAGAAAATACTAAAAATGTAGAAGAAGGAGCATTCTTAGTACTAAGTCTTATAATAAATTTTATAATTTTTTCAGCTAATAATGTAAGTTCAGAAATACTAAATTTTAAGAAACAAAATATATTAAAAAGGGCTATAACTACTTCTAACAGAGGATTTGAAATAATAGGTGGAATATATCTAGGTATGATATTAATTCAAAGCTTTGTGTATATGTCTGTTTATATATGCGGGAAATTTATAATAGGATATTCCTTTGATAATTTGATTTTTATACTTATAAATACAATAGTAGCTAGTATATTTTCAGTAAGTTTAGGTGTATTTGTAACTAGATTATTTCAAAACGAATCTGTAGTGGCCCTTGTAGTTAACATAGTAGGTATAAGCACAACATTTTTAAGTTTACATTCTATGGGCGTTATGGGATTATCTATGAGTAAATCTCCTTGGATACTATTGAATATAGGGAAATTTACTCCCCAATATTGGATATTTGATAGCATAAAGAATTCTAGCATATTCCCTAATATATTTATAGTAATACTTATGTCATTAGTATTATTTACTGCAGGAAACATTAAAGTAAGAGATTTTGCAACTAACTAA
- a CDS encoding ABC transporter permease, protein MRLKAFIKLRLKSVFRELPIMIFTFAIFPIVLSSLYGYFQKDMFNPKNEIDRIAIYVEDKDNSKLSNEFIKFLGSNELEKFIDMRKSKEKAIEELVIPKGYEKSIIEDKEITIKINEREKDKEVSSKILKDLIDNYNKEVKNNLTIGNNINKMDISKEKKDLLVKEISEDIIKIYKKDAIRNSIVKSTRNLTSYEYYSVSILSFMFIVTIMSLCNGYYEEKKKGIFQRTLSTSISKVQYFNYSLVSWYIFAVLFNSIYVLSYRFLGLSFKGNIGVLLLIILTKSFLEVAISSVVIAFFKEQKMAAIFLNAIIIISVSLGGVFYPLEKVINSFNKIFRVISDFAPNVLIMKTYKTFLIYNSFEAIKYYLITFILISMVLYSISLLKINMKWGD, encoded by the coding sequence GTGCGGTTAAAAGCATTTATAAAACTAAGATTAAAATCTGTATTTAGAGAATTACCTATTATGATATTTACTTTTGCAATATTTCCTATAGTTTTAAGTTCATTATATGGATATTTTCAAAAGGATATGTTTAATCCTAAAAATGAAATAGATAGAATAGCAATTTATGTAGAGGATAAAGATAATTCAAAATTATCTAATGAATTTATAAAATTTTTGGGAAGTAATGAGTTAGAGAAATTTATAGATATGAGAAAAAGTAAGGAAAAAGCTATAGAAGAACTAGTAATCCCAAAGGGATATGAAAAAAGCATTATAGAAGATAAAGAAATTACAATAAAAATAAATGAAAGAGAAAAAGATAAGGAAGTATCCTCTAAAATACTAAAGGACTTAATAGATAATTATAATAAAGAAGTGAAAAATAATCTTACAATAGGAAACAACATAAATAAAATGGATATTTCTAAAGAAAAAAAAGATTTATTAGTAAAGGAAATATCAGAAGATATTATTAAAATATATAAAAAGGATGCTATAAGAAATTCCATAGTCAAAAGTACAAGGAATTTAACTTCTTATGAGTACTATTCAGTGTCTATATTAAGTTTTATGTTTATAGTAACTATAATGTCGTTATGTAATGGATATTATGAAGAAAAGAAAAAAGGTATTTTTCAAAGAACATTATCTACAAGTATAAGTAAAGTTCAATATTTTAATTATTCATTAGTTTCTTGGTACATTTTTGCGGTTTTATTTAATTCAATATATGTCTTGTCTTATAGATTTTTAGGATTATCTTTTAAGGGGAACATAGGAGTATTATTATTAATAATACTCACTAAAAGCTTTTTAGAGGTGGCTATATCCTCTGTAGTGATAGCCTTCTTTAAGGAACAAAAGATGGCAGCAATATTTTTAAATGCAATTATTATAATAAGTGTAAGTTTAGGTGGAGTATTTTATCCATTAGAGAAAGTTATTAATAGTTTTAATAAAATATTTAGAGTTATAAGCGATTTTGCACCTAATGTACTTATTATGAAAACCTATAAAACCTTTTTAATTTATAATTCCTTTGAAGCTATTAAATATTATTTAATTACATTTATTCTTATTTCTATGGTTTTATATAGTATTAGTCTTTTAAAGATTAATATGAAATGGGGGGATTAA
- a CDS encoding ABC transporter ATP-binding protein: protein MSIIEVNNVTKRFNDKLVLDNINFKIQEGEIFGLIGPNGAGKSTLINIMTSILKSTSGDIKIGGYSISKEALKAKEYIGLVPQEIALIETVSATDNLEFFGSLYGLKGKLLKERIDEALEVIGLKEKRREKVKKFSGGMKRRLNIAAAIMHHPKILIMDEPTVGIDPQSRNHIFEFTRKINREEKTTVIYTSHYMEEVEMLCNNLFIMDLGKEVAYGNKNYIKSMVGDKNRVILKLENYTGETFLNIRSLDGVVECEKEERIIKLLVHEKNFELNSLLKILENENIKIKGINFEEPTLEEVFLALTGKKLRD, encoded by the coding sequence ATGAGCATAATTGAAGTAAATAATGTTACAAAAAGATTTAATGATAAATTGGTTTTAGATAATATAAATTTTAAAATCCAAGAGGGAGAAATATTTGGCCTTATAGGGCCTAATGGGGCAGGTAAGTCTACATTAATAAATATAATGACAAGTATTTTAAAATCTACATCAGGAGATATAAAAATTGGAGGATATTCTATAAGTAAAGAGGCTTTAAAGGCCAAAGAATACATAGGATTAGTACCTCAAGAAATAGCCCTAATAGAAACTGTATCTGCTACAGATAATCTTGAATTTTTTGGAAGCTTATATGGACTTAAAGGAAAGCTTTTAAAAGAGAGAATAGATGAAGCACTAGAAGTCATAGGACTTAAAGAAAAAAGACGTGAGAAGGTTAAGAAATTTTCTGGTGGTATGAAAAGAAGACTAAATATAGCAGCGGCTATAATGCATCACCCTAAAATATTAATAATGGATGAGCCTACAGTAGGCATAGATCCTCAGTCAAGAAATCATATATTTGAATTTACAAGAAAAATAAATAGAGAAGAAAAGACCACTGTAATTTATACATCTCATTATATGGAAGAGGTTGAAATGCTTTGTAACAATTTATTCATTATGGATTTAGGAAAAGAAGTAGCCTATGGAAATAAGAATTATATAAAATCTATGGTGGGTGATAAAAATAGAGTGATTTTAAAACTAGAAAACTATACAGGAGAAACTTTTCTTAACATTAGATCTTTAGACGGGGTTGTTGAATGTGAAAAGGAGGAAAGAATTATTAAACTATTGGTTCATGAAAAAAATTTTGAATTAAATAGTTTACTTAAAATATTAGAAAATGAAAATATAAAAATAAAAGGAATAAATTTTGAAGAACCAACATTAGAAGAGGTATTTTTAGCATTAACAGGTAAGAAACTTAGAGATTAA
- a CDS encoding response regulator transcription factor: MNKTNIIVVDDEKLIREGLKIILSTYDDIEVVGLAGDGREALSLCKEKDIQVVLMDIRMPNYDGVLGTRIIKEQFPHIKILILTTFNDKEYIHEALKFGASGYLLKDSSNELIYEGIKACVKGNVVVHPDVANNIILNTTYEKELNDDDISLKYNLTGREINIIREIANGLSNKEIAERIYLSEGTIKNNISTILSKLDLRDRTQIAIFAFKNNIVN, from the coding sequence ATGAATAAAACTAATATTATAGTAGTAGATGATGAAAAATTAATAAGAGAAGGGTTAAAAATAATTCTTTCTACCTATGATGATATTGAAGTTGTAGGTCTTGCCGGTGATGGAAGGGAAGCACTAAGTTTATGTAAAGAAAAAGATATACAGGTAGTTTTGATGGATATTAGAATGCCCAATTATGATGGGGTATTAGGTACAAGAATCATAAAAGAACAGTTTCCACATATAAAAATATTAATATTAACTACATTCAATGATAAAGAATATATTCATGAAGCTTTAAAATTTGGAGCTTCAGGGTATTTACTAAAAGATAGTTCTAATGAGTTAATTTATGAAGGTATAAAAGCCTGTGTAAAAGGAAATGTAGTGGTTCACCCCGATGTGGCTAACAACATAATACTTAATACTACTTATGAAAAAGAATTAAATGATGATGACATAAGTTTAAAATATAACCTTACAGGAAGAGAAATTAATATAATAAGAGAAATAGCTAATGGACTTTCTAACAAAGAAATAGCAGAAAGGATATACCTTTCTGAAGGAACTATAAAAAACAATATAAGTACTATACTTTCCAAATTAGATTTAAGAGATAGGACACAAATAGCTATATTTGCTTTTAAAAATAATATAGTTAATTAA
- a CDS encoding sensor histidine kinase produces the protein MERKKLLIIFRYIAILLLIFGIASFEKENITTHTVILILLFIINNQVRFFILNKNKNLVFMSIILECILAYIGYTNYSGILFFYFFTDILDSALFLKGRLSYLTFSIVLIIIIFLGWNLNLSEMLSIVTSFIMLFILATYIKEENSGKLRAQKLYDKLRISEEKLKKANKDLESYANSIEELTVLRERNRISREIHDSVGHSLSTMIIQLGAIEKIAEKNGKLTSEMARNLGEFAKNSLGEVRCAVRALKPREFEKYEGILAVEELTKNFEKLTGVKIKLGFSKEKWILNSDQCFVLYRVVQEFLSNSLRHGKATRVDIFMGFNEENLIITLRDNGQGADKIEKGVGLKSIWERVNELGGTVAYNSKKEEGFLLKVVLYPQINAT, from the coding sequence ATGGAGAGAAAAAAATTATTAATTATATTTAGATATATAGCTATATTGCTTCTTATATTTGGTATAGCCTCCTTTGAAAAAGAAAACATTACAACTCATACAGTTATTTTAATATTATTATTTATTATAAATAACCAAGTCAGATTTTTTATTCTTAATAAAAATAAAAATCTGGTTTTCATGTCTATAATATTAGAATGTATTTTAGCTTATATTGGCTATACTAATTATTCCGGAATATTGTTTTTTTATTTCTTTACAGATATTTTGGATTCAGCTCTTTTTCTTAAGGGAAGATTATCTTATTTAACTTTTTCTATAGTATTAATTATAATAATATTTCTTGGATGGAATTTGAATTTAAGCGAGATGTTATCTATAGTAACTTCTTTTATTATGCTGTTTATACTAGCTACTTATATAAAAGAAGAAAATAGTGGTAAATTAAGGGCGCAAAAATTATATGATAAACTTAGAATTTCAGAAGAAAAATTAAAAAAAGCTAATAAAGACTTAGAAAGTTATGCCAATTCTATAGAAGAGCTTACAGTTCTCCGTGAAAGAAATAGAATATCTAGAGAAATACATGATAGTGTAGGGCATAGTTTATCTACAATGATAATACAATTAGGAGCTATAGAAAAGATTGCTGAAAAGAATGGGAAACTCACATCAGAAATGGCAAGAAATTTAGGGGAATTTGCTAAAAATAGTTTAGGTGAAGTAAGATGTGCGGTAAGAGCGCTAAAACCTAGGGAATTTGAAAAATATGAGGGCATATTAGCTGTAGAGGAACTTACAAAGAACTTTGAAAAACTTACAGGAGTAAAAATAAAGCTAGGATTTTCAAAGGAAAAATGGATTCTTAACTCAGATCAATGTTTTGTTTTGTATAGGGTGGTGCAGGAATTCTTATCTAATTCTTTAAGACATGGGAAAGCCACAAGAGTAGATATATTTATGGGATTTAATGAAGAAAATTTAATAATAACTCTTAGGGATAATGGACAAGGGGCGGATAAAATAGAAAAAGGTGTAGGCCTTAAAAGCATATGGGAAAGAGTTAATGAATTAGGTGGGACTGTAGCATATAATAGTAAAAAAGAAGAAGGATTTTTATTAAAAGTAGTATTATATCCACAAATCAATGCAACCTAA
- a CDS encoding PH domain-containing protein, whose protein sequence is MGLFDGLMGNASEVNIMEVEKEYSNILAENERVEKAYKLIRDMFIFTNKRLILVDKQGMTARKTEYHSIPYKAITHFSIETAGNFDLDAELKIWISGTQLPIEKQFNKSLNIYELQSVLANYVLK, encoded by the coding sequence ATGGGATTGTTTGATGGATTAATGGGAAACGCTTCAGAGGTTAATATAATGGAAGTAGAAAAAGAATATAGTAATATATTAGCTGAAAATGAAAGAGTAGAAAAAGCTTATAAGCTAATTCGTGATATGTTTATTTTTACAAACAAAAGATTAATTCTAGTAGATAAGCAGGGGATGACAGCTAGAAAAACAGAATATCATTCTATTCCATACAAAGCTATAACACATTTTAGTATAGAAACAGCAGGAAATTTTGATTTAGATGCAGAACTTAAAATATGGATTTCAGGAACTCAATTGCCTATAGAAAAGCAATTTAATAAAAGTTTAAATATATATGAACTTCAAAGTGTATTAGCTAACTATGTTTTAAAATAA
- a CDS encoding ribonuclease Z: MLDLPLLGCGGGMPIPDRFLSSLLINYRGRKILIDCGEGTQVSMKMLGWGFKSIDIICITHMHGDHTVGLPGLLATIGNSGREEPLIIIGPEGIEKVINGLRTIVPYLPYDITIIENPKDSLKIKVVKNGIEVLNEYKSSTFIKNNSSKDCIKNREDSINQYEKYNDMLSCDIEISTLELDHSCSCIGYSLYINRKPKFNLEKAERNNVPKFLWSRLQKGENLVYEGIKYNSSMVMGRSRKGIKLSYITDTRPIDSIIDFIENSDLFICEGTYGQDEDLHKAIRNKHMTFREGAKLANRGNVSQLILTHFSPAMIDPESFKQNATEVFPDTIIGKDRLIKTLSFKE; encoded by the coding sequence ATGTTAGATTTGCCTTTATTAGGATGTGGAGGAGGTATGCCTATTCCAGATAGGTTTTTATCTTCTCTTCTTATAAATTATAGAGGAAGAAAAATACTTATAGATTGTGGAGAAGGAACTCAAGTATCTATGAAAATGTTGGGGTGGGGATTTAAATCTATTGATATTATATGTATAACTCATATGCATGGAGATCATACAGTTGGATTACCAGGACTTTTAGCTACTATAGGTAATAGTGGGAGAGAAGAGCCTTTAATTATAATAGGTCCAGAAGGTATAGAAAAGGTAATAAATGGACTTAGGACTATAGTACCTTATTTACCTTATGATATAACTATAATAGAAAATCCTAAAGATTCATTAAAGATAAAGGTAGTTAAAAATGGTATAGAGGTACTAAATGAATATAAAAGTAGCACTTTCATAAAAAATAACAGTTCAAAGGATTGTATAAAGAATAGAGAGGATAGTATTAATCAATATGAAAAATATAATGATATGCTAAGTTGTGACATAGAAATTTCCACATTAGAATTAGATCATTCTTGTTCTTGTATAGGATATAGCTTATATATTAATAGAAAGCCTAAATTTAATTTAGAAAAAGCGGAAAGAAATAATGTACCAAAGTTTTTATGGAGTAGGCTTCAGAAGGGGGAAAATCTAGTTTATGAAGGGATAAAATATAATTCTAGTATGGTTATGGGGAGAAGCCGTAAAGGAATAAAATTAAGTTATATTACAGATACAAGACCAATAGATTCTATAATAGATTTTATAGAAAATAGTGATTTATTCATATGTGAGGGAACTTATGGACAGGATGAAGATTTACATAAAGCTATAAGGAATAAGCATATGACTTTTAGAGAAGGAGCTAAATTAGCTAATAGAGGTAATGTATCACAACTTATATTAACACATTTTAGTCCAGCTATGATAGATCCAGAAAGCTTTAAGCAAAATGCTACAGAAGTTTTTCCAGATACTATAATAGGAAAAGACAGACTTATTAAAACATTATCTTTTAAGGAATAG
- a CDS encoding M14 family metallopeptidase produces MRVLKKGDRGSDVKKIQEVLQKIGYDVGHIDGIFGSKTEEAVKRFQLNNRLAVDGVIGPNTYEVLNKFILGYNTYTIKPGDTLYNIAKRHYTTVARIITANPNIEPNNLIIGQQIIVPVGIDIVDTNIDYTYGIMESDIKALKARYPFIQVGIAGKSVLGKNLYYIKLGSGPNEVFYNGAHHALEWITTPLLMKFIEDFSKAYSEGSEIKGYNIRDIWNRSSIYIMPMVNPDGVDLVINGLQMDNPYYEDLIEWNKGSMDFSQNWQANIRGVDLNHNYNASWYESKITEESYGVYGPGPTRYGGPYPESEPESRNVADFTRRHNFRLILAYHSQGEVIFWTYRDIIPPGAREIGELFSKVSGYELSEPYGIASYAGYKDWFISEYRRPGFTIEVGKGTNPLPISQFDKIYKDNIEILLLAPIV; encoded by the coding sequence ATGAGAGTTTTAAAAAAAGGTGATAGGGGATCAGATGTTAAAAAGATTCAGGAAGTGCTTCAAAAGATAGGGTATGATGTAGGTCATATAGATGGAATATTTGGGAGTAAGACAGAGGAGGCAGTTAAAAGATTTCAACTGAATAATAGGTTAGCGGTGGATGGCGTTATAGGACCTAATACTTATGAGGTATTGAATAAGTTTATATTAGGCTATAATACTTATACTATAAAGCCTGGGGATACTTTATATAATATAGCTAAAAGACATTATACAACTGTAGCTAGAATAATAACTGCTAATCCTAACATAGAACCTAATAATCTTATTATAGGCCAGCAGATAATAGTTCCTGTAGGTATTGATATAGTAGATACTAATATTGATTATACTTATGGAATTATGGAAAGTGACATAAAGGCATTAAAAGCAAGATATCCTTTTATACAGGTAGGCATTGCAGGAAAAAGTGTTTTAGGGAAAAATTTGTATTATATCAAACTAGGTAGTGGACCTAATGAAGTGTTTTATAATGGAGCTCATCATGCATTGGAGTGGATAACTACGCCATTGCTTATGAAGTTTATTGAAGATTTCTCTAAAGCTTATAGTGAGGGTAGTGAAATAAAAGGGTATAATATAAGAGATATTTGGAATAGGAGTAGTATTTATATAATGCCAATGGTAAATCCTGATGGTGTAGATTTAGTTATAAATGGGCTTCAAATGGATAATCCTTATTATGAGGATTTAATAGAATGGAATAAAGGGAGTATGGATTTTTCTCAAAATTGGCAGGCAAATATAAGGGGAGTAGATTTAAATCATAATTATAATGCTTCTTGGTATGAATCTAAAATTACAGAAGAATCCTATGGTGTTTACGGTCCGGGACCTACTAGATATGGTGGACCATATCCTGAATCAGAACCTGAAAGTAGAAACGTTGCAGATTTTACAAGAAGGCATAACTTTAGATTAATACTAGCTTACCATAGTCAGGGAGAAGTGATATTCTGGACCTATAGAGATATAATTCCACCAGGTGCAAGAGAAATTGGAGAATTATTTTCAAAAGTAAGTGGTTATGAACTTTCAGAGCCCTATGGAATAGCATCTTATGCAGGCTATAAAGATTGGTTTATATCAGAGTATAGAAGGCCAGGGTTTACTATAGAAGTAGGAAAAGGAACTAATCCTTTGCCTATAAGTCAATTCGATAAAATATATAAAGATAATATAGAAATACTTTTATTAGCTCCTATTGTTTAA
- a CDS encoding DUF134 domain-containing protein, translated as MPRPTKFRRVEFFPENNYFVPWGKPKCEIHEVVLKVEELEAMRLKDIEELNQEQCAERMEISRQTFQNIIDSARKKVAIALTEGKAIKISGGHYTTKLCKLKCMDCGDVYEINYEQDRHICPNCGSEKVICNKRADFCRRWCKGQNRKEQYEESGKEYPVIK; from the coding sequence ATGCCAAGACCAACAAAGTTTAGAAGAGTAGAATTTTTCCCAGAAAATAATTATTTTGTGCCCTGGGGAAAACCTAAATGTGAAATACATGAGGTAGTATTAAAAGTTGAAGAATTAGAGGCTATGAGGCTTAAGGATATAGAAGAATTAAACCAAGAACAATGTGCGGAAAGAATGGAAATATCTCGTCAAACCTTTCAAAATATAATAGATAGTGCTAGAAAAAAAGTAGCTATAGCTTTAACAGAAGGAAAAGCAATAAAAATAAGCGGGGGACATTATACTACCAAGCTTTGTAAATTAAAATGTATGGATTGTGGAGATGTTTATGAAATAAATTATGAACAGGATAGACATATATGTCCTAATTGTGGTTCAGAAAAAGTAATATGTAACAAGAGGGCTGATTTTTGTAGAAGATGGTGTAAGGGACAAAATAGGAAAGAGCAATATGAGGAAAGTGGAAAGGAATATCCTGTGATAAAATGA
- a CDS encoding ABC transporter ATP-binding protein has protein sequence MQFINACKAYEDKIIFKNLNLNFEKNKITALLAPSGYGKTTLLNIIAGLESLDSGNFIMEAQSISYMFQEDRLLPWLTVYENIAFVLKSNILKCEIGNIIDKYLDLVNLKGYKDYTLDKLSGGMKRRVALARAFAYKSEVLIMDEPFKGIDLSLKREIISGFLKLWEKDKRTVIVVTHDIKEAKLLAHNTYFLEEYSKL, from the coding sequence ATGCAATTTATAAATGCTTGTAAAGCTTATGAAGATAAAATAATTTTCAAGAATTTAAATTTAAACTTTGAAAAAAATAAAATAACTGCTCTGTTAGCTCCTTCAGGCTATGGTAAAACAACTCTGTTGAATATTATAGCAGGCCTGGAGTCTTTAGATAGTGGAAATTTTATTATGGAAGCTCAGAGTATATCTTATATGTTTCAGGAAGATAGATTATTACCTTGGCTTACTGTTTATGAGAATATAGCCTTTGTATTGAAGTCTAATATTCTTAAATGTGAAATAGGAAATATTATAGATAAATATTTAGATTTAGTTAACTTAAAAGGATATAAAGACTATACTTTGGATAAGTTAAGTGGAGGTATGAAAAGAAGAGTGGCTTTAGCTAGAGCTTTTGCTTATAAAAGTGAAGTCCTCATTATGGATGAACCTTTTAAAGGTATTGATTTATCTCTTAAAAGAGAAATTATATCAGGTTTTCTAAAACTTTGGGAAAAAGATAAAAGAACGGTTATAGTAGTTACTCATGATATAAAGGAAGCTAAGCTTCTAGCACATAATACTTATTTTCTAGAGGAATATAGCAAATTATAG
- a CDS encoding ABC transporter permease, which translates to MKISTIKENKTISRLVRKTLIIIFWVFIWELSSLFINNEILLPSPKKVFETLIILGAKKYFWISVFKSILRVIIGILISIALGISLGIIAGINVFMEELLEPLVVTIKATPVMSIIIIALVWFKSSSVAIFTSILMCFPIIYTNVLSGIKSVDKKLLEMANLYKVKNKYILTNIYLPSTKPYIISGILMCLGIGWKVSVASEILSTPKYSIGLNLLNAKATLATEELFAWTIVVVLLSLIFEKIFKYYVKKVF; encoded by the coding sequence ATGAAAATTTCTACTATAAAGGAAAATAAGACAATTTCAAGATTGGTTAGAAAAACTTTAATAATAATATTTTGGGTTTTTATATGGGAGCTTAGCTCCCTTTTTATAAATAATGAAATATTACTTCCATCTCCTAAAAAAGTATTTGAAACCTTAATTATTCTTGGAGCTAAGAAATACTTTTGGATAAGTGTATTTAAAAGTATATTAAGAGTCATTATAGGAATTCTTATATCTATAGCATTAGGAATTAGTTTAGGTATAATAGCAGGTATAAATGTTTTTATGGAGGAATTATTAGAACCTTTAGTAGTAACTATAAAGGCAACACCTGTTATGTCAATCATAATAATAGCTTTAGTATGGTTTAAATCTTCTAGTGTAGCTATATTTACTAGTATACTTATGTGTTTCCCTATAATATATACTAATGTTTTATCAGGAATAAAGTCTGTGGATAAAAAATTATTAGAAATGGCTAATTTATATAAGGTTAAGAATAAGTATATATTAACGAACATTTATCTTCCTTCTACTAAGCCTTATATTATATCAGGAATACTTATGTGTTTAGGTATAGGATGGAAAGTTTCTGTGGCATCAGAGATTTTAAGTACTCCTAAGTATTCTATAGGGTTAAATCTTCTAAATGCCAAAGCTACCTTAGCTACAGAGGAACTATTTGCCTGGACTATAGTGGTGGTTTTACTTAGCCTTATATTTGAAAAAATATTTAAATATTATGTTAAAAAAGTATTTTGA
- a CDS encoding ABC transporter substrate-binding protein, with protein MKKRIGTLLMAFLLVFSALFVVGCSNKEENKESTNTTQENNKKEKIKIATLKGPTGMGMVKLMEENKEDYDISLFDAPDQIVSKVVNGEVDAAAVPSNLASVLYNKTKGQVQLVGVNTLGVLYIVENGDTVKNIKDLKGETIYATGKGAAPEFILNYILKKNGLDPDKDVKIEYKAQHNDLATLVASKKAKIAVLPEPFVTISKTKNKDLKVQLDLTKEWEKASGEGKLAMGALVFKKDFIDKRGKDVENFINNYKKSVEFVNNNKEEASKLMEKNGIVLKAKIAEMAIPKCNIVFMNSKDSKDSLEKFYNILKENDPKSIGGKLPDENFYYKGK; from the coding sequence ATGAAAAAGAGAATTGGTACATTATTAATGGCCTTTCTTTTAGTTTTTTCAGCTTTATTTGTGGTAGGTTGTTCAAATAAGGAGGAAAACAAGGAGAGTACAAATACTACACAGGAAAATAATAAAAAAGAAAAGATTAAAATAGCCACTTTAAAAGGACCTACTGGTATGGGAATGGTTAAACTTATGGAAGAAAATAAAGAGGATTATGATATTTCTTTATTTGATGCTCCAGATCAAATAGTTTCTAAAGTAGTAAATGGAGAAGTAGATGCAGCGGCAGTACCATCTAATTTGGCTTCCGTTTTATATAATAAAACAAAGGGGCAGGTTCAATTAGTTGGAGTGAACACTTTAGGAGTGTTATATATTGTAGAAAACGGGGATACTGTAAAAAATATAAAAGATTTAAAGGGTGAAACTATTTATGCTACAGGAAAGGGAGCTGCTCCAGAATTTATTTTGAATTATATATTAAAGAAAAATGGATTAGATCCAGATAAGGATGTAAAAATAGAATATAAAGCTCAGCATAATGATTTAGCAACTTTAGTAGCTTCAAAAAAGGCAAAAATAGCAGTACTTCCAGAACCTTTTGTAACAATATCAAAAACTAAAAATAAGGATTTAAAAGTACAGTTAGATTTAACAAAAGAATGGGAAAAAGCATCTGGAGAGGGGAAATTAGCTATGGGAGCCTTAGTATTTAAAAAGGATTTCATAGATAAAAGAGGAAAAGACGTAGAAAACTTTATAAATAATTATAAAAAATCTGTAGAGTTTGTAAACAACAATAAGGAAGAAGCTAGCAAGCTTATGGAGAAAAACGGAATAGTTCTAAAGGCAAAAATAGCAGAGATGGCTATTCCAAAATGTAATATAGTATTTATGAATTCTAAAGATTCTAAGGATTCTCTAGAAAAATTTTATAATATTTTAAAAGAAAATGATCCAAAATCTATTGGAGGAAAACTACCAGATGAAAATTTCTACTATAAAGGAAAATAA